From Staphylococcus sp. IVB6214:
AACGAAGGTTTCCAACAACTTGTTAAAGAAATCGCTAACCAAATCCTTGATACAAAAGTGGATACAGTTGAAGCGTTAAACGATACAACATTACCAAATGGTAAAAAAGTATCTGAACATATGACAGAAGCAATCTCAACAATCGGTGAAAAATTAAGCTTACGTCGTTTTGAAGTAAGAACTAAAACTGATAATGATGCATTCGGTGCATACTTACACATGGGTGGACGTATCGGTGTACTTTCAGTTGTTGAAGGTTCAACTGATGAAGAAGCTGCTAAAGATGTTGCAATGCACATCGCAGCAATCAACCCTAAATATGTTTCTTCTGAACAAGTAAGTGAAGAAGAAATCGCACACGAAAGAGAAGTATTGAAACAACAAGCATTAAACGAAGGTAAACCAGAAAATATCGTAGAAAAAATGGTTGAAGGTCGTTTACGTAAATACTTACAAGAAATCTGTGCAGTTAACCAAGATTTCGTTAAAGATCCAGACCAAACAGTTGAGCAGTTCCTTAAAGCTAAAGGTGGTAAATTAGTTGACTTCGTTCGTTACGAAGTAGGTGAAGGTTTAGAAAAACGTGAAGAAAACTTCGCTGACGAAGTAAAAGGACAAATGAAATAATCAACACGGTTTTGTATAAGAAAGAAGGCACCTGTTGTGTCCTCCTTTGCATGACTTCAA
This genomic window contains:
- the tsf gene encoding translation elongation factor Ts — encoded protein: MAISAKLVKELRERTGAGMMDCKKALEATEGDIDKAIDYLREKGIAKAAKKADRIAAEGITHVEVKGNDAVVVEINSETDFVARNEGFQQLVKEIANQILDTKVDTVEALNDTTLPNGKKVSEHMTEAISTIGEKLSLRRFEVRTKTDNDAFGAYLHMGGRIGVLSVVEGSTDEEAAKDVAMHIAAINPKYVSSEQVSEEEIAHEREVLKQQALNEGKPENIVEKMVEGRLRKYLQEICAVNQDFVKDPDQTVEQFLKAKGGKLVDFVRYEVGEGLEKREENFADEVKGQMK